One genomic region from Planifilum fimeticola encodes:
- a CDS encoding DUF6282 family protein, with protein MIGGDPIYHPLLKGAIDLHCHCAPSLYPRKQTDWELVRDLKASGMAGAVIKSHESQTVDRTALIRMAEPELHVYGGLVCNEMAGGLSPASVEAAIKLGAKIIWMPTVSARAHRSYYSRNRSGRIHATEPVRQRGPGLEIWDENRRILPEVHEILRLIAEADVVLATGHLSPGEVYALAKAAGEHGVAKLLIQHADLGIAPIPLEMQRELVRGGALIEKCYLACGADFRTLTVEEMGHTIRVLDPASCVLVTDYGQAHNPPPVEALSRFVGEIARCGFSDEEIRRMIVHNPRQLLGID; from the coding sequence ATGATCGGGGGTGATCCCATTTACCATCCACTCTTGAAAGGCGCGATCGATCTGCATTGTCACTGCGCTCCCAGCCTGTATCCCCGGAAGCAGACGGATTGGGAACTGGTCCGGGATCTGAAGGCGAGCGGAATGGCGGGAGCGGTGATCAAATCCCACGAGTCCCAGACGGTGGACCGCACCGCCCTGATCCGGATGGCGGAACCCGAGCTTCACGTGTACGGGGGACTGGTGTGCAACGAAATGGCCGGCGGCTTGTCACCCGCTTCGGTGGAGGCGGCGATCAAGCTGGGGGCCAAGATCATCTGGATGCCCACCGTATCCGCCCGCGCCCACCGTTCCTACTATTCGAGAAACCGGTCCGGTCGCATCCACGCTACGGAGCCCGTGCGGCAAAGGGGGCCCGGTCTGGAGATATGGGATGAAAACCGCCGGATCCTGCCGGAGGTGCACGAAATCCTGCGCCTGATCGCCGAGGCGGACGTCGTGCTGGCCACGGGCCACCTGTCGCCGGGGGAGGTATATGCCTTGGCGAAGGCGGCCGGGGAACACGGGGTAGCCAAACTGCTGATCCAGCACGCCGACCTCGGCATCGCTCCCATCCCCCTGGAGATGCAGCGGGAGCTGGTCCGGGGCGGGGCCCTCATCGAGAAGTGCTACCTCGCCTGTGGCGCGGACTTTCGGACGTTGACCGTGGAGGAGATGGGGCACACCATCCGGGTGTTGGACCCCGCGTCCTGCGTGCTGGTTACCGATTACGGCCAGGCCCACAATCCGCCTCCGGTTGAGGCGCTCAGCCGGTTTGTGGGGGAAATCGCCCGGTGCGGCTTTTCCGATGAGGAGATCCGGCGGATGATCGTCCATAATCCCCGGCAGCTGCTGGGCATCGACTAG
- a CDS encoding FAD-binding oxidoreductase: protein MDPRILREIEAIFPGDRILTGLGDRYTYGFDASFGQYLPELVVQPQSVEQIAGLVRLANDHLIPLYPRGSATSLSGGPLPVKGGIVIDMSQYPKRLDVDRENLLAVVTPSVITAEIHRAAESVGLFYPPDPSSSHVSTIGGNLLENSSGPKGLKYGTTKEYVIGMEVVTPTGEVIRVGGKTVKSVTGYDLTRLIVGSEGTLGIVTEAILRLIPKPPARRTLLAHFPRLKDAGYAITRILSSGILPAAMELMDNACIRAVESYRPHGLPTDAEAILIIEVDGHPSAVDEEIRRCEELCLAQGAGGCKVAENEDEREKIWMSRKMVSPAITRMGPTKISEDATVPREKIPEMMEHLKRIKEKYRLQLVVFGHAGDGNLHPNIITDERNREEMERVEKAVGEIFEAAVSLGGTLSGEHGIGILKAPYMEMELGREGVMMMKKIKEAWDPNNILNPGKIFPAPGQTKVVLR, encoded by the coding sequence ATGGATCCGAGAATCCTTCGGGAAATCGAGGCGATCTTTCCTGGGGACCGAATCCTGACCGGATTGGGAGACCGGTACACCTACGGCTTCGATGCCTCCTTCGGGCAGTATTTGCCGGAGCTGGTGGTGCAGCCACAATCGGTGGAGCAGATCGCCGGGCTGGTCCGGTTGGCCAACGATCACCTGATTCCGCTTTATCCCCGCGGTTCGGCCACTTCCTTGAGCGGAGGCCCCCTTCCGGTCAAGGGAGGCATCGTGATCGACATGTCCCAATATCCCAAGCGGTTGGACGTGGATCGGGAGAATTTGCTGGCGGTGGTGACTCCGAGCGTGATCACGGCGGAGATTCACAGGGCGGCGGAGTCGGTGGGCCTCTTCTATCCGCCGGACCCGAGCAGTTCCCACGTTTCCACCATCGGGGGCAACCTGCTGGAAAATTCCAGCGGCCCCAAGGGGCTGAAGTACGGGACGACCAAGGAGTATGTGATCGGAATGGAAGTGGTGACGCCGACGGGGGAGGTGATCCGGGTCGGAGGGAAGACGGTCAAAAGCGTCACGGGCTACGATCTGACCCGGCTGATCGTCGGTTCGGAGGGAACCCTGGGCATCGTCACCGAGGCGATCCTCCGGCTGATTCCCAAGCCTCCCGCCCGGAGGACGTTGCTGGCCCATTTTCCGCGGCTGAAGGATGCCGGGTACGCCATCACCCGGATTTTGTCCTCGGGCATTCTGCCGGCGGCGATGGAATTGATGGACAACGCCTGCATTCGTGCGGTGGAAAGCTACCGGCCCCACGGATTGCCCACCGATGCGGAAGCGATCCTGATCATCGAAGTGGACGGGCATCCCTCGGCGGTGGATGAGGAGATACGCCGCTGCGAAGAGTTGTGCCTTGCGCAGGGCGCAGGGGGGTGCAAGGTGGCGGAGAATGAGGACGAGCGGGAGAAGATCTGGATGTCGAGAAAGATGGTCTCCCCGGCGATCACCCGGATGGGTCCGACGAAGATCTCCGAGGATGCCACGGTCCCCCGGGAGAAAATTCCGGAGATGATGGAGCATCTGAAGCGGATCAAGGAGAAGTACCGGCTGCAGCTGGTGGTGTTCGGACACGCGGGGGACGGAAACCTGCATCCCAACATCATCACCGATGAGCGGAACCGGGAGGAGATGGAACGGGTGGAAAAAGCGGTGGGAGAAATCTTCGAAGCGGCCGTCTCCCTGGGGGGAACCTTGTCCGGGGAACACGGGATCGGGATTTTGAAGGCCCCCTACATGGAGATGGAGCTGGGACGGGAAGGCGTGATGATGATGAAAAAGATCAAAGAGGCGTGGGATCCCAACAACATTCTCAATCCGGGCAAAATATTTCCCGCCCCCGGCCAGACCAAGGTGGTCTTGCGATGA